The proteins below come from a single Oerskovia jenensis genomic window:
- the thpR gene encoding RNA 2',3'-cyclic phosphodiesterase, translating into MRGRSARLFAALYPSDEALDHLGLALSALGAVALDDGRPSLRWTPRDLMHLTVAFFGEVAEGAADDLAGVLDEVARSTEPLSLHLRGAGTFEDRILFAGVGGDAEALRRLSAGTAEAASDVGLRLDRRPRQRAHLTVARASGPRRTGRRRTDPQPTGPGLAELAHALAVYEGPRFTATELCLVESTPGAGRSGGPLYEVLRTFGLGEHR; encoded by the coding sequence GTGAGGGGACGGTCGGCGCGACTCTTCGCGGCCCTGTACCCCTCGGACGAGGCTCTCGACCACCTGGGCCTCGCGCTCTCCGCGCTCGGCGCGGTCGCTCTCGACGACGGACGGCCCTCGCTGCGCTGGACCCCCCGCGACCTCATGCACCTCACGGTCGCGTTCTTCGGCGAGGTCGCCGAGGGGGCGGCGGACGACCTGGCCGGGGTCCTCGACGAGGTCGCCCGGTCGACGGAACCGTTGTCGCTGCACCTTCGTGGTGCCGGGACGTTCGAGGACCGCATCCTGTTCGCGGGCGTGGGCGGCGACGCGGAAGCCCTGCGACGTCTGAGCGCCGGGACCGCGGAGGCGGCCTCCGACGTCGGGCTGCGGCTCGACCGCAGGCCCCGCCAGCGCGCCCACCTGACCGTGGCGCGTGCCTCCGGTCCGCGCAGGACGGGCCGTCGCCGGACCGACCCGCAGCCAACCGGCCCAGGACTGGCCGAGCTCGCGCACGCCCTCGCCGTGTACGAGGGTCCACGGTTCACTGCGACCGAGCTCTGTCTCGTCGAGTCGACCCCCGGGGCGGGGCGCAGCGGCGGTCCGCTGTACGAGGTCCTCCGGACGTTCGGTCTCGGCGAGCACCGCTGA
- a CDS encoding TrmH family RNA methyltransferase — MNDLSSGRPVPFSHRVPEVSNPRSDRVKAVRALSGRPARLRHQQFLVEGPQGVREAVRHAAHLVRDVYVTSSAAERHAEIVDDALGRNLRVHLTTPDAFEAMSTDAQGILAVVRAQELTLDDAVSGSPRLVAVLATVRDPGNAGTVIRAADAAGADLVVLAGESVDVHNPKVVRSTAGSLFHVPVVTGVTLAETVHALRAAGLVTLAADGTGDHDLDDLLDVAGAAPAGTPDLARPTAWVFGNEAWGLPSEDRELADAVVSVPIRGQAESLNLATAATVCLYASSRAHRPRRAGASAPTGGADGTL; from the coding sequence GTGAACGATCTGTCCTCAGGTCGCCCCGTACCGTTCTCCCATCGTGTCCCCGAGGTCTCGAACCCTCGGAGCGACCGGGTCAAGGCGGTGCGGGCACTGTCCGGGCGTCCGGCGCGTCTGCGCCACCAGCAGTTCCTCGTCGAGGGCCCGCAGGGGGTGCGCGAGGCTGTCAGGCATGCCGCACACCTGGTGCGCGACGTCTACGTGACGTCGTCCGCGGCCGAGCGGCACGCGGAGATCGTCGACGACGCCCTCGGTCGAAACCTGCGCGTCCACCTCACGACGCCCGACGCGTTCGAGGCCATGAGCACCGACGCGCAGGGCATCCTCGCGGTCGTCCGGGCCCAGGAGCTCACGCTCGACGACGCGGTCTCGGGTTCGCCGCGGCTCGTCGCGGTCCTCGCGACCGTCCGCGACCCCGGCAACGCGGGCACCGTGATCCGTGCTGCGGACGCCGCCGGCGCCGACCTGGTCGTGCTCGCGGGCGAGAGCGTCGACGTGCACAACCCGAAGGTCGTGCGCTCCACGGCGGGCTCGCTCTTCCACGTCCCGGTCGTGACGGGCGTGACCCTCGCCGAGACGGTCCACGCGCTGCGTGCGGCCGGTCTGGTGACCCTGGCCGCTGACGGGACCGGTGACCACGACCTCGACGACCTGCTCGACGTCGCGGGTGCCGCGCCGGCCGGCACGCCCGATCTCGCCCGCCCCACGGCGTGGGTCTTCGGGAACGAGGCGTGGGGGCTGCCGTCGGAGGACCGCGAGCTCGCCGACGCGGTCGTGAGCGTCCCGATCCGCGGGCAGGCCGAGTCGCTCAACCTCGCGACGGCCGCCACGGTCTGCCTGTACGCGTCGAGCCGGGCGCACCGCCCGCGTCGCGCCGGTGCGTCCGCCCCGACCGGTGGCGCGGACGGGACCCTGTGA
- the rplT gene encoding 50S ribosomal protein L20 → MARVKRAVNAQKKRRTTLERAAGYRGQRSRLYRKAKEQVTHSLVYSYRDRKARKGDFRRLWIQRINAASRAQGLTYNRLIQGLKAAGIEVDRRVLADLAVNDVTVFNALVQAAKDALPADVNAPKAAA, encoded by the coding sequence GTGGCACGCGTGAAGCGGGCGGTCAACGCCCAGAAGAAGCGTCGTACAACTCTCGAGCGCGCTGCGGGTTACCGCGGCCAGCGTTCGCGTCTCTACCGGAAGGCGAAGGAGCAGGTCACCCACTCCCTCGTCTACTCCTACCGCGACCGCAAGGCGCGTAAGGGCGACTTCCGTCGTCTGTGGATCCAGCGCATCAACGCTGCGTCCCGCGCGCAGGGCCTGACGTACAACCGCCTCATCCAGGGCCTCAAGGCCGCTGGCATCGAGGTCGACCGTCGCGTCCTCGCTGACCTCGCGGTCAACGACGTCACGGTCTTCAACGCGCTCGTCCAGGCTGCGAAGGACGCTCTGCCTGCCGACGTGAACGCCCCGAAGGCTGCTGCCTGA
- the rpmI gene encoding 50S ribosomal protein L35, with protein MPKNKTHSGAKKRFRITGSGKVMREQANKRHLLEHKSSTRTRRLSADQVVAPADVKKIKKLLGK; from the coding sequence ATGCCGAAGAACAAGACGCACTCCGGCGCCAAGAAGCGGTTCCGCATCACTGGCAGCGGCAAGGTCATGCGCGAGCAGGCCAACAAGCGCCACCTGCTCGAGCACAAGTCGAGCACTCGCACGCGTCGCCTGTCTGCTGACCAGGTCGTCGCCCCCGCTGACGTCAAGAAGATCAAGAAGCTGCTCGGTAAGTGA
- the infC gene encoding translation initiation factor IF-3 — MSEPRINDRIRVPEVRLVGPGGEQVGVVRIEVALSLAQDADLDLVEVAPDARPPVCKLMDYGKFKYESDMKAREARRNQANTVLKEIRFRLKIDPHDYGTKKGHVERFLAAGDKVKVMIMFRGREQSRPEMGVRLLQRLADDVSELGFIESMPKQDGRNMIMVLGPVKKKAEAKSEQRRRAQEADPQSAKSERPAPVEVSEAPADGDDVPFEVQVAEAAEMVASAEAAAAVKAAAAPEPAPAPAAAPAAAPKAAPARAAAPKAAAPRTSAPKAPAPQAAAPAAPAATPKPAVAPKPVAVPKPAAMPKPPAPRPPAPKPSSASKPKPSGKPS; from the coding sequence ATCAGCGAGCCTCGCATCAACGATCGGATCCGTGTCCCCGAGGTCCGACTTGTCGGCCCAGGTGGGGAGCAGGTCGGCGTCGTCCGCATTGAGGTCGCCCTGAGCCTTGCCCAGGACGCTGACCTCGACCTGGTGGAGGTCGCCCCCGACGCACGCCCGCCGGTGTGCAAGCTCATGGACTACGGCAAGTTCAAGTACGAGTCGGACATGAAGGCCCGTGAGGCGCGCCGCAACCAGGCGAACACGGTCCTCAAGGAGATCCGTTTCCGTCTGAAGATCGACCCGCACGACTACGGCACCAAGAAGGGCCACGTCGAGCGCTTCCTCGCCGCCGGCGACAAGGTCAAGGTCATGATCATGTTCCGTGGCCGTGAGCAGTCGCGCCCCGAGATGGGTGTGCGCCTCCTCCAGCGTCTGGCGGACGACGTCTCCGAGCTCGGCTTCATCGAGAGCATGCCGAAGCAGGACGGGCGCAACATGATCATGGTGCTCGGCCCGGTCAAGAAGAAGGCCGAAGCCAAGAGCGAGCAGCGTCGTCGTGCCCAGGAGGCCGACCCGCAGTCGGCGAAGTCCGAGCGACCCGCTCCGGTCGAGGTCTCCGAGGCGCCGGCAGACGGCGATGACGTGCCCTTCGAGGTGCAGGTCGCGGAAGCAGCGGAGATGGTCGCGTCCGCCGAGGCCGCTGCCGCCGTCAAGGCTGCCGCCGCCCCGGAGCCCGCCCCGGCCCCCGCTGCTGCTCCGGCCGCCGCACCGAAGGCCGCTCCCGCCCGTGCGGCAGCGCCCAAGGCAGCTGCTCCGCGCACGTCGGCCCCCAAGGCTCCCGCGCCCCAGGCCGCTGCTCCGGCAGCGCCGGCCGCCACGCCCAAGCCCGCGGTGGCTCCCAAGCCCGTCGCGGTGCCCAAGCCGGCTGCCATGCCGAAGCCCCCGGCTCCGCGTCCCCCGGCGCCCAAGCCGAGCTCGGCCTCCAAGCCGAAGCCCAGCGGCAAGCCCAGCTGA
- a CDS encoding Fur family transcriptional regulator, with product MPTEKTVRPADHETELRDSGLRVTAARLAVLDVVTRQQHADADDVLRATREVLGSVSVQAVYDVLNALTEHGLLRRIEPAGHPARYERRLGDNHHHVVCRSCGAVADIDCAVGHAPCLTPSGNNGFTIDTAEVTYWGLCPSCAT from the coding sequence GTGCCCACCGAGAAGACGGTCCGCCCCGCGGATCACGAGACCGAGCTCCGCGACAGCGGGCTTCGGGTGACCGCAGCCCGGCTCGCGGTCCTCGACGTCGTCACCCGTCAGCAGCACGCGGACGCGGACGACGTCCTGCGCGCGACTCGCGAGGTGCTCGGGTCGGTCTCGGTGCAGGCCGTCTACGACGTGCTGAACGCTCTCACGGAGCACGGCCTGCTGCGCCGGATCGAACCAGCGGGCCACCCGGCGCGCTACGAGCGACGCCTGGGCGACAACCACCACCACGTCGTCTGTCGGTCGTGCGGCGCGGTCGCCGACATCGACTGCGCCGTCGGTCACGCACCGTGCCTGACCCCCAGCGGGAACAACGGCTTCACGATCGACACCGCCGAGGTCACCTACTGGGGCCTGTGCCCGAGCTGCGCGACCTGA
- a CDS encoding catalase, with the protein MTNTPFTTSQTGTPVPSDAHSLTAGADGATALHDRYLVEKLAQFNRERIPERIVHAKGGGAFGEFVVTEDVSAYTRAAVFQPGARTETLQRFSSVAGEQGSPDTWRDVRGFSVKFYTTEGNYDIVGNNTPVFFIRDGIKFPDFIHSQKRLPGSGLRDADMQWDFWTLSPESAHQVTYLMGDRGLPRSWREMPGFGSHTYQWINAAGERFWVKYHFTSNQGNVEMEGSEAELIAGADADYYRRDLYEAIEAGSFPSWDVHVQVMPYEDAKTYRFNPFDLTKVWPHADYPLIKVGTHTLNRNPQNFFAEIEQAAFSPANTVPGIDISPDKMLMARVFSYPDAQRYRVGTNYNQIPVNAPHAAPVHNYSQDGAQRHGFNAPTTPVYAPNSLGGPVADEARAGVGSWESDGELTRAAATLHAQDDDFGQAGTLYREVFDDAAKARFLETITGAVGGVQSLAIRERAIQYWTNVDANLGAALRSALEVAPLAADEPGVTSEPAHS; encoded by the coding sequence ATGACGAACACCCCCTTCACCACGTCCCAGACGGGTACGCCCGTCCCGAGCGACGCCCATTCGCTGACCGCGGGCGCCGACGGCGCGACCGCGCTGCACGACCGCTACCTGGTCGAGAAGCTCGCGCAGTTCAACCGCGAGCGCATCCCGGAGCGCATCGTGCACGCCAAGGGCGGCGGCGCGTTCGGCGAGTTCGTCGTCACGGAGGACGTCTCGGCGTACACCCGCGCGGCCGTGTTCCAGCCGGGCGCGCGCACCGAGACGCTGCAGCGCTTCTCGAGCGTCGCGGGCGAGCAGGGCTCCCCCGACACCTGGCGCGACGTGCGCGGCTTCTCGGTGAAGTTCTACACGACCGAGGGCAACTACGACATCGTCGGCAACAACACCCCGGTCTTCTTCATCCGCGACGGCATCAAGTTCCCCGACTTCATCCACTCGCAGAAGCGCCTGCCGGGCTCGGGCCTGCGCGACGCCGACATGCAGTGGGACTTCTGGACCCTGTCCCCCGAGTCGGCGCACCAGGTCACCTACCTCATGGGCGACCGCGGCCTGCCGCGGTCGTGGCGCGAGATGCCGGGCTTCGGCTCGCACACCTACCAGTGGATCAACGCCGCGGGCGAGCGCTTCTGGGTCAAGTACCACTTCACGTCGAACCAGGGCAACGTCGAGATGGAGGGCTCGGAGGCCGAGCTCATCGCGGGCGCCGACGCCGACTACTACCGCCGCGACCTCTACGAGGCGATCGAGGCCGGCAGCTTCCCGTCCTGGGACGTGCACGTCCAGGTCATGCCGTACGAGGACGCCAAGACGTACCGCTTCAACCCGTTCGACCTGACGAAGGTCTGGCCGCACGCCGACTACCCGCTCATCAAGGTCGGGACGCACACGCTCAACCGCAACCCGCAGAACTTCTTCGCGGAGATCGAGCAGGCGGCGTTCTCGCCCGCGAACACGGTTCCGGGCATCGACATCAGCCCCGACAAGATGCTGATGGCCCGCGTCTTCTCCTACCCGGACGCGCAGCGCTACCGCGTGGGCACCAACTACAACCAGATCCCGGTCAACGCGCCGCACGCCGCACCGGTCCACAACTACTCGCAGGACGGCGCCCAGCGTCACGGGTTCAACGCGCCCACGACGCCCGTCTACGCGCCCAACAGCCTGGGCGGCCCCGTGGCCGACGAGGCGCGCGCGGGCGTCGGGTCCTGGGAGTCGGACGGTGAGCTGACGCGCGCCGCGGCGACGCTGCACGCGCAGGACGACGACTTCGGTCAGGCCGGCACGCTCTACCGCGAGGTCTTCGACGACGCGGCCAAGGCGCGCTTCCTCGAGACCATCACGGGGGCCGTCGGCGGCGTCCAGAGCCTGGCGATCCGTGAGCGCGCGATCCAGTACTGGACCAACGTCGACGCGAACCTCGGTGCCGCCCTGCGCAGCGCCCTCGAGGTCGCCCCGCTCGCGGCCGACGAGCCCGGCGTCACGTCGGAGCCCGCGCACTCCTGA
- a CDS encoding DUF1844 domain-containing protein, which yields MTTENDPIAQDATRDIADVAAVEVITSAAVHLMSAAAVKCGLADDAAEKGHLDLDEARKLINALAALVTASAPDIGNQHARSLRDGLRSLQLAFREASIYPDALGEGPGEKYTGAVS from the coding sequence ATGACTACCGAGAACGACCCCATCGCCCAGGACGCCACCCGGGACATCGCCGACGTCGCGGCCGTCGAGGTCATCACCTCCGCCGCCGTCCACCTCATGAGCGCCGCCGCCGTCAAGTGCGGCCTCGCCGACGACGCGGCCGAGAAGGGGCACCTGGACCTCGACGAGGCACGCAAGCTCATCAACGCCCTGGCCGCCCTCGTGACGGCCTCGGCCCCCGACATCGGCAACCAGCACGCCCGGTCGCTCCGCGACGGTCTGCGCTCGCTCCAGCTCGCGTTCCGCGAGGCCTCGATCTACCCCGACGCCCTGGGCGAGGGCCCGGGCGAGAAGTACACGGGCGCGGTCAGTTGA
- a CDS encoding S1C family serine protease, with translation MRRAPHPGRRSSARPATVALTAVLVAALAAGCGVLPGLPEPMPTSVVPSVAPQVDPVGSENLSPDGFDAVKRMAVRIRNVGCSSLSTGSGFALDDRTLITNKHVVEGSKSLQVLTYDGRDIQVETASAAGLADLAIVRTSDDLPSAPTLAAADPAQGDTVTVVGYPEGGQLTVTQGKVVGTATDPLHENLGQVLVTDAQVEPGSSGSAALNEAGEVIGVVYAKSTDASLLVPVSTLRSMLDDSSAFATLPPCS, from the coding sequence GTGAGGCGCGCACCACACCCCGGTCGCCGGTCGTCCGCCCGCCCGGCGACCGTGGCCCTCACCGCGGTGCTCGTCGCGGCCCTCGCAGCGGGGTGCGGGGTCCTGCCCGGGCTCCCCGAGCCCATGCCGACCTCGGTCGTCCCCAGCGTGGCACCACAGGTCGACCCCGTCGGGTCGGAGAACCTCTCCCCCGACGGCTTCGACGCGGTCAAGCGCATGGCGGTCCGCATCCGCAACGTCGGGTGCTCGTCGCTCTCGACCGGATCGGGCTTCGCGCTCGACGACCGCACGCTCATCACCAACAAGCACGTGGTCGAGGGGTCGAAGTCCCTCCAGGTCCTCACGTACGACGGCCGCGACATCCAGGTCGAGACGGCGAGCGCTGCCGGGCTCGCCGACCTCGCGATCGTCCGCACGAGCGACGACCTCCCCTCGGCGCCGACGCTCGCCGCCGCGGACCCCGCCCAGGGGGACACCGTGACGGTCGTCGGCTACCCCGAGGGCGGCCAGCTCACCGTGACGCAGGGCAAGGTCGTGGGGACCGCCACCGACCCCCTGCACGAGAACCTGGGCCAGGTCCTCGTGACCGACGCGCAGGTCGAGCCCGGCAGCTCGGGCTCGGCCGCGCTCAACGAGGCCGGCGAGGTGATCGGCGTGGTCTACGCGAAGTCGACCGACGCGTCGCTCCTCGTGCCCGTCTCGACGCTGCGTTCGATGCTCGACGACTCGTCAGCCTTCGCGACCCTGCCGCCCTGCTCGTAG
- a CDS encoding SseB family protein, with amino-acid sequence MTSPTSSTSPSADASASADSGDPHAGHAHGASPFSKGPAGAGTGKALPPSSGFSDDDGSADPALTSVLADFSEGTAGLTEVVAQLGRTRLLIPILAELEKSGVGEHGQKVDKEASAGVVALEAPDGRRALPVFSSVASMAAWRPDARPVPVDAPRAALSAVSEDWSLLVLDPSGPVTVLVPRPAVWALAQGKQWAPAVTDGTVAADVAAEIAGAVSGIEHVAAVRAETGRSAEVAVVLSIDSGLDRRGLDAVLAQVNAALAGSELVSERVDSLELRIGRAD; translated from the coding sequence GTGACCTCGCCGACCTCGTCCACCTCGCCCTCGGCGGACGCCTCGGCCTCGGCGGACTCGGGGGACCCGCACGCGGGGCACGCGCACGGCGCGTCGCCGTTCTCGAAGGGCCCGGCGGGCGCGGGGACGGGCAAGGCGCTGCCCCCGTCCTCGGGCTTCTCGGACGACGACGGCTCGGCGGACCCTGCCCTCACGAGCGTCCTCGCGGACTTCTCGGAGGGGACGGCCGGCCTCACGGAGGTCGTCGCGCAGCTCGGCCGCACACGCCTGCTGATCCCCATCCTGGCCGAGCTCGAGAAGTCGGGCGTCGGGGAGCACGGGCAGAAGGTCGACAAGGAGGCCTCGGCCGGCGTCGTCGCGCTCGAGGCGCCCGACGGACGGCGGGCGCTCCCCGTGTTCTCGAGCGTCGCGAGCATGGCCGCCTGGCGTCCCGACGCGCGCCCGGTCCCGGTCGACGCCCCCCGCGCCGCGTTGTCCGCGGTGAGCGAGGACTGGTCGCTGCTGGTGCTCGACCCGTCGGGACCGGTCACGGTCCTGGTCCCGCGCCCTGCGGTCTGGGCGCTCGCGCAGGGCAAGCAGTGGGCGCCCGCGGTCACGGACGGAACGGTCGCGGCGGACGTCGCGGCGGAGATCGCGGGAGCGGTCTCGGGGATCGAGCACGTCGCTGCCGTCCGCGCCGAGACCGGTCGCAGCGCCGAGGTCGCGGTCGTGCTCTCGATCGACTCGGGGCTCGACCGGCGCGGCCTGGACGCCGTCCTGGCCCAGGTCAACGCTGCCCTCGCGGGCAGCGAGCTGGTCTCGGAGCGCGTCGACTCGCTCGAGCTGCGCATCGGTCGCGCGGACTGA
- the priA gene encoding bifunctional 1-(5-phosphoribosyl)-5-((5-phosphoribosylamino)methylideneamino)imidazole-4-carboxamide isomerase/phosphoribosylanthranilate isomerase PriA, with protein sequence MTDRLVLLPAVDVAAGQAVRLVQGEAGSETSYGDPLSAALDWQAGGAEWVHLVDLDAAFGRGSNAELLADVVARLDVKVELSGGIRDDESLARALATGCSRVNLGTAALENPEWTAKVIAEHGDAIAVGLDVRGTTLAARGWTQEGGDLWEVLARLDAAGCSRYVVTDVTKDGTLRGPNIDLLREVAARTDAPVVASGGISSLADLEALRALVGEGVEGAIVGKALYAGAFTLPQALDVAGRP encoded by the coding sequence ATGACCGATCGTCTCGTCCTGCTGCCCGCCGTCGACGTCGCCGCCGGGCAGGCGGTCCGCCTCGTCCAGGGCGAGGCCGGCTCGGAGACCTCGTACGGCGACCCGCTGTCGGCGGCCCTCGACTGGCAGGCCGGTGGCGCCGAGTGGGTGCACCTCGTGGACCTCGACGCGGCCTTCGGTCGCGGCTCGAACGCCGAGCTCCTGGCCGACGTCGTCGCGCGCCTCGACGTCAAGGTCGAGCTCTCCGGTGGTATCCGGGACGACGAGTCCCTGGCCCGTGCGCTCGCGACGGGCTGCTCGCGCGTCAACCTCGGCACCGCGGCGCTCGAGAACCCCGAGTGGACGGCCAAGGTCATCGCCGAGCACGGCGACGCGATCGCGGTCGGGCTCGACGTGCGCGGCACGACCCTCGCGGCCCGCGGCTGGACGCAGGAGGGCGGGGACCTGTGGGAGGTCCTCGCGCGACTCGACGCGGCCGGCTGCTCGCGCTACGTCGTGACCGACGTGACCAAGGACGGCACGCTGCGCGGCCCGAACATCGACCTGCTGCGTGAGGTCGCTGCCCGCACCGACGCCCCCGTCGTCGCGTCGGGCGGCATCTCGAGCCTCGCGGACCTCGAGGCGCTGCGGGCGCTCGTGGGCGAGGGGGTCGAGGGAGCCATCGTCGGCAAGGCGCTGTACGCGGGTGCCTTCACGCTGCCGCAGGCGCTCGACGTGGCAGGTCGTCCGTGA
- the hisH gene encoding imidazole glycerol phosphate synthase subunit HisH — MSEGPSVVVLDYGFGNVRSAVRALERVGARVELTADRARASEADGLVVPGVGAFAAVMAGLKAVRGDQIVERRLAGGRPVLGICVGMQVMFDEGDEHGTLTEGLGEWPGIVDRLEAPVVPHMGWDTVEVPGGSVLFDGIADERFYFVHSYAARRFSLGVDEPVGPAFRAPLVTWSDHGGPFVAAVENGPLSATQFHPEKSGDAGARLLENWVRSL; from the coding sequence GTGAGCGAGGGGCCCTCGGTCGTCGTCCTCGACTACGGGTTCGGCAACGTCCGTTCGGCGGTCCGCGCTCTTGAGCGCGTCGGTGCGCGGGTCGAGCTCACGGCGGACCGTGCGCGCGCGTCGGAGGCCGACGGCCTGGTCGTGCCCGGCGTCGGCGCGTTCGCCGCGGTCATGGCGGGGCTCAAGGCCGTGCGCGGCGACCAGATCGTCGAGCGGCGTCTTGCGGGCGGTCGCCCCGTGCTCGGGATCTGCGTCGGCATGCAGGTCATGTTCGACGAGGGGGACGAGCACGGCACCCTCACCGAGGGGCTCGGCGAGTGGCCCGGCATCGTCGACCGCCTCGAGGCTCCGGTGGTCCCGCACATGGGCTGGGACACGGTCGAGGTCCCCGGCGGGTCGGTGCTGTTCGACGGGATCGCCGACGAGCGGTTCTACTTCGTCCACTCCTACGCGGCCCGCCGCTTCTCGCTCGGCGTCGACGAGCCCGTGGGCCCGGCGTTCCGCGCGCCGCTCGTCACGTGGTCGGACCACGGCGGCCCGTTCGTCGCGGCCGTCGAGAACGGCCCGCTCTCCGCGACGCAGTTCCACCCGGAGAAGTCCGGCGACGCCGGCGCGCGTCTCCTGGAGAACTGGGTCCGTTCGCTCTGA
- the hisB gene encoding imidazoleglycerol-phosphate dehydratase HisB, whose protein sequence is MKRTARIERATSESSVLVELDLDGTGKTDISTTVPFYDHMLTALGKHSLIDLTVRATGDTHIDAHHTVEDVAITIGEALRIALGDKAGISRFGDAMVPLDEALALAVVDVSGRPYLVHEGEPAGQEYHLIGGHFTGSLTRHVLESIAHHAAICIHVRVLSGRDPHHIVEAQFKALARALRFAVAPDARVDGIPSTKGAL, encoded by the coding sequence GTGAAGCGCACCGCGCGCATCGAGCGCGCGACGTCGGAGTCGAGCGTGCTCGTCGAGCTGGACCTCGACGGGACCGGCAAGACGGACATCTCGACGACCGTCCCGTTCTACGACCACATGCTGACGGCCCTCGGCAAGCACTCGCTCATCGACCTCACGGTCAGGGCCACGGGTGACACGCACATCGACGCGCACCACACGGTCGAGGACGTCGCGATCACGATCGGCGAGGCGCTGCGGATCGCGCTGGGCGACAAGGCCGGGATCTCCCGCTTCGGCGACGCGATGGTCCCGCTCGACGAGGCGCTCGCGCTCGCGGTCGTGGACGTGTCGGGCCGCCCGTACCTCGTGCACGAGGGCGAGCCCGCGGGGCAGGAGTACCACCTGATCGGCGGCCACTTCACGGGGTCTCTCACGCGCCACGTGCTCGAGTCGATCGCCCACCACGCGGCCATCTGCATCCACGTGCGCGTGCTCTCGGGCCGCGACCCCCACCACATCGTGGAGGCGCAGTTCAAGGCGCTCGCCCGTGCGCTGCGCTTCGCCGTGGCGCCCGACGCCCGGGTCGACGGCATCCCGTCGACCAAGGGCGCCCTGTGA
- a CDS encoding histidinol-phosphate transaminase, with translation MHLPVRAEHAGIEPYGAPQLDVPVLLNVNENPYAPSAEVVATVAADVAAAAATLNRYPDRDFLGLRQDLADYLAGESGVRVAPEQVWAANGSNEIMLHLLQAFGGPGRTALSFAPTYSMYPEYARDTSTAWVTGRREEDFTLDADAARAAIVEHAPSVILLASPNNPTGTALTREVVEAVCEAALAVTPRGAEPGTSAVVVVDEAYGEFRRAGVPSALELLERYPNLAVTRTMSKAFALAGARVGYLAAARPLVDALRVVRLPYHLSAVTQAVARAALKHSASLLAQVDALRTERDATVTWLRAQRPAALGGAALQVADSDANFVLFGTFPDRHAIWQGLLDRGVLIRETGPDGWLRVSIGTPQEMTAFKDALVEVAGL, from the coding sequence GTGCACCTGCCGGTGCGGGCCGAGCACGCGGGGATCGAGCCGTACGGGGCGCCGCAGCTCGACGTCCCCGTCCTGCTCAACGTCAACGAGAACCCCTACGCGCCCTCGGCCGAGGTCGTCGCGACCGTCGCCGCCGACGTCGCCGCTGCTGCCGCGACCCTCAACCGCTACCCGGACCGCGACTTCCTGGGGCTTCGCCAGGACCTCGCCGACTATCTCGCGGGGGAGTCGGGCGTGCGCGTGGCGCCCGAGCAGGTCTGGGCCGCGAACGGCTCGAACGAGATCATGCTCCACCTGCTCCAGGCCTTCGGCGGACCGGGCCGCACCGCGCTGTCCTTCGCGCCCACCTACTCGATGTACCCCGAGTACGCGCGCGACACCTCGACGGCCTGGGTCACCGGGCGCCGCGAGGAGGACTTCACGCTCGACGCCGACGCCGCCCGCGCCGCGATCGTCGAGCACGCGCCGTCCGTGATCCTCCTGGCCAGCCCCAACAACCCGACCGGCACGGCCCTGACGCGCGAGGTCGTCGAGGCCGTGTGCGAGGCGGCGCTCGCGGTCACCCCGCGCGGCGCCGAGCCGGGTACGTCCGCGGTCGTCGTGGTCGACGAGGCGTACGGAGAGTTCCGGCGCGCGGGGGTCCCTTCGGCCCTCGAGCTCCTCGAGCGCTACCCGAACCTCGCGGTGACGCGCACCATGTCCAAGGCGTTCGCGCTGGCCGGGGCCCGCGTGGGATACCTCGCCGCGGCGCGCCCGCTCGTCGACGCGCTGCGCGTGGTCCGCCTGCCGTACCACCTGTCGGCCGTGACGCAGGCCGTCGCGCGCGCCGCGCTCAAGCACTCGGCGTCGCTGCTGGCCCAGGTCGACGCACTGCGTACCGAGCGCGACGCCACGGTCACCTGGCTGCGGGCCCAGCGCCCGGCGGCCCTGGGTGGCGCGGCGCTGCAGGTCGCCGACTCCGACGCGAACTTCGTGCTGTTCGGCACCTTCCCGGACCGCCACGCGATCTGGCAGGGCCTGTTGGATCGAGGCGTCCTCATCCGGGAGACTGGTCCCGACGGATGGCTGCGGGTGTCGATCGGCACGCCGCAGGAGATGACGGCGTTCAAGGACGCCCTGGTGGAGGTGGCAGGACTGTGA